One genomic segment of Kordiimonas sp. SCSIO 12603 includes these proteins:
- a CDS encoding YqgE/AlgH family protein gives MTSANFLDSKLLLAMPSMTDERFDRTVIYLCTHDESGAMGLVINQQAENLNFEELLTQLNIETHPNTPDIPVHRGGPVEPGRGFVLHSADFVQDSTLVVSETLALTATVDILSAMAEGKGPIHNLLALGYAGWGPGQLEDEIIANSWLTAEADEEIIFNTDFEQKWPRAMAKLGVNISMLSTDAGHA, from the coding sequence TTGACGTCAGCGAATTTCTTAGACAGTAAACTTCTTCTCGCAATGCCAAGCATGACGGATGAAAGGTTCGACAGAACAGTCATTTATTTATGTACCCATGACGAATCTGGCGCTATGGGACTGGTTATTAACCAACAGGCAGAAAACCTTAACTTCGAAGAACTACTCACACAGTTAAACATTGAAACGCATCCGAATACGCCAGACATTCCAGTTCATCGTGGCGGCCCTGTGGAACCGGGTAGAGGATTTGTTCTACATTCCGCAGATTTTGTTCAGGACAGCACGCTTGTTGTTAGTGAAACATTGGCACTTACTGCAACCGTCGATATCCTGAGCGCTATGGCTGAAGGCAAGGGACCAATACACAACCTGTTAGCTCTTGGTTATGCAGGCTGGGGCCCTGGTCAGTTGGAAGACGAAATCATTGCTAACAGCTGGCTTACTGCAGAGGCTGATGAAGAGATTATTTTCAACACTGATTTTGAGCAAAAATGGCCACGTGCAATGGCAAAGTTGGGCGTGAATATATCTATGCTTTCCACAGATGCAGGTCACGCCTGA
- a CDS encoding PAS domain-containing protein → MLCPEICLFLGYWYSLCKGNSVPQRGQLDLRELTSILPWMFILEMAPDGALRYRLAGSALESAMGRGMAGRTYSSVFSETEQGSVMEEMYATALVQGCGILRTGTFQIEADSNFDLEVLSLPFIEERAMGGVIMVGVVRPFEVNNQGFIDKWGGFEQSLQQLLVVPSPRALMEEHLSKRVKDLLDNLKVTLRAIDLPKVIEIDRKGQHQLYTAIPSLSLANIDTSFQHH, encoded by the coding sequence TTGTTGTGTCCTGAGATATGCCTGTTTTTAGGCTATTGGTATTCCTTGTGTAAAGGTAACAGCGTTCCGCAAAGAGGGCAATTAGACCTGCGAGAACTTACAAGTATTTTACCTTGGATGTTTATTTTAGAAATGGCACCTGATGGTGCGCTTAGATACCGCCTTGCTGGTTCGGCACTGGAAAGTGCCATGGGCCGTGGTATGGCTGGCAGAACCTACAGTAGTGTTTTCTCTGAAACAGAACAGGGCTCTGTTATGGAAGAGATGTACGCAACAGCGCTTGTCCAAGGATGTGGTATTCTAAGAACAGGTACCTTTCAAATTGAAGCTGACTCCAATTTTGATTTGGAAGTTCTATCACTCCCATTCATTGAAGAACGAGCGATGGGTGGTGTTATTATGGTTGGTGTGGTTCGACCATTCGAAGTGAATAATCAAGGCTTTATTGATAAGTGGGGAGGGTTCGAACAGAGCTTGCAACAATTGCTTGTGGTGCCGTCACCTAGAGCGCTTATGGAAGAGCATTTGTCTAAACGTGTAAAAGATTTGCTGGATAACCTGAAGGTAACTTTACGGGCAATAGATTTGCCTAAAGTGATTGAGATTGATCGTAAAGGCCAGCATCAGCTTTACACTGCAATCCCATCACTAAGTTTAGCTAATATTGATACAAGTTTTCAGCATCATTAA
- a CDS encoding pitrilysin family protein, whose protein sequence is MTVQVTTLSNGLRVITEHRASLETVSIGIWTDVGARHEPEALNGITHCLEHMLFKGTKTRSAKDIVLGIESVGGHINAYTTRDNTTYYARVLKDDLSMALDVLSDIVMNSVCDQKELDREKEVILQEVGQSLDTPDDVIFDHLQGISYGNQAIGRPILGTEQTIRSFTQNDLLSYLSTNYVGANTVVSAVGYLDHDAVVKAVEERMGHMPTGVKQRAEQAVYTGGRKIEKRDLEQVHIAAAWPGTSFHDENYYAAQVYSTILGGGMSSRLFQEVRERRGLAYSVYSFTSSHQDTGLFGLYAGTGPDMVDEMIPVIQAEMAALADGPEEQEFNVAIAQLKASLMMALESTTSRMEQLGRQLLVFDRVIPVEEMIANVESVSVEQVRNIGTTIIDQNQTSIAVVGNGNFDTISF, encoded by the coding sequence TTGACCGTTCAGGTTACCACCTTATCAAATGGCCTTCGGGTTATTACAGAACACCGTGCAAGTTTGGAAACCGTATCTATTGGTATCTGGACAGATGTTGGAGCAAGGCATGAGCCTGAGGCTCTGAATGGTATTACGCATTGTCTTGAACATATGCTGTTTAAAGGCACCAAGACCCGGTCTGCTAAAGATATTGTATTGGGTATCGAAAGTGTGGGTGGCCATATTAATGCATATACCACTCGTGATAATACCACCTACTACGCCCGTGTTCTGAAAGACGATCTTTCCATGGCACTTGATGTGCTATCCGATATTGTTATGAACAGTGTATGCGATCAGAAAGAACTGGATCGGGAAAAAGAAGTAATCCTGCAGGAAGTAGGGCAATCTCTTGATACTCCAGATGATGTAATCTTTGATCATCTCCAAGGTATTTCATACGGTAATCAGGCAATTGGGCGCCCGATACTGGGCACTGAACAAACAATTCGCTCTTTCACGCAAAATGATTTGTTAAGCTATCTTTCAACAAATTATGTTGGCGCCAACACTGTTGTTTCAGCTGTTGGATATTTGGACCATGATGCGGTTGTTAAGGCGGTTGAAGAGAGAATGGGCCATATGCCGACTGGTGTAAAGCAACGTGCAGAGCAGGCGGTCTATACTGGTGGTCGAAAAATAGAAAAACGTGACCTTGAACAAGTTCACATTGCTGCGGCTTGGCCAGGCACTTCTTTTCATGATGAAAATTATTATGCGGCACAGGTTTATTCCACAATCCTAGGAGGGGGCATGTCCTCTCGTTTGTTCCAGGAAGTGCGAGAGCGTAGAGGCCTGGCTTATTCGGTTTACAGTTTTACAAGCAGTCATCAGGATACAGGGTTGTTTGGCCTTTATGCAGGTACAGGCCCTGATATGGTTGATGAAATGATCCCTGTAATTCAGGCTGAAATGGCGGCGCTAGCTGATGGGCCTGAAGAGCAGGAATTTAATGTCGCAATCGCGCAATTGAAGGCAAGTTTGATGATGGCGCTCGAATCGACAACATCGAGAATGGAACAACTTGGGCGACAATTACTTGTTTTTGATCGCGTAATCCCTGTTGAAGAAATGATTGCAAACGTAGAATCTGTATCTGTGGAGCAAGTAAGAAATATTGGCACAACAATCATTGATCAGAACCAAACTTCTATTGCAGTGGTAGGTAACGGAAACTTTGATACAATTAGTTTTTAA